A section of the Sceloporus undulatus isolate JIND9_A2432 ecotype Alabama chromosome 3, SceUnd_v1.1, whole genome shotgun sequence genome encodes:
- the MYNN gene encoding myoneurin isoform X1 — translation MQCSHHCEHLLERLNKQREVGFLCDCTIIIGEFQFKAHRNVLASFSEYFGAFYKDTSESNVFLDQNQVKADGFQKLLEFIYTGDLSLDSWNVKEIHQAADYLKVEEVVTKCKIKMEDFAFIANPSSTEISSITGNIALNQQTCLLTLRDYNSEEKLDAPSVDPVQSPVLTATLEKKPAQTKKRKKAFSSPKNLPDKPAQYPNDVTENTAVEMFLDANKLATEITEQAAQGGDNSELQLTPVVESETFAAQEILIQTMAMKPKRGKVQQGCALKEHCLSNITSDNNSYHLETSGEELDQKYSKAKPVCNTCGKVFSEASSLRRHMRIHKGVKPYVCQLCGKAFTQCNQLKTHVRTHTGEKPYKCELCDKGFAQKCQLVFHSRMHHGEEKPYKCDACNLQFATSSNLKIHARKHSGEKPYVCDRCGQRFAQASTLTYHVRRHTGEKPYVCDTCGKAFAVSSSLITHSRKHTGEKPYICGICGKSFISSGELSKHFRSHTGERPFICELCGNSYTDIKNLKKHKAKVHTGSENALDPAMLEHSFNDQDSIPSEKSPLLESVDVKPSDIALSLPVGTEDHQVLLPVTDCQSPSSDTLLRSTIAGYSEPQFIFLQQLY, via the exons ATGCAGTGTTCCCATCACTGTGAGCACCTACTGGAGAGACTGAACAAACAGCGAGAGGTGGGCTTCCTTTGTGACTGCACCATCATTATTGGTGAATTCCAGTTCAAAGCTCATCGAAATGTTCTGGCTTCCTTTAGCGAGTACTTTGGGGCTTTTTACAAGGATACTTCAGAGAGTAACGTGTTCTTGGATCAGAACCAAGTGAAGGCCGATGGATTTCAGAAACTTCTAGAGTTCATATATACAGGAGACTTAAGCCTTGACAG TTGGAATGTTAAAGAAATACATCAGGCTGCTGACTATCTCAAAGTGGAAGAGGTAGTCACTAAATGTAAAATAAAGATGGAAGACTTTGCTTTTATTGCTAATCCCTCTTCTACAGAAATCTCTAGTATCACTGGAAACATTGCGTTAAATCAGCAGACTTGCCTGCTAACCCTTCGTGACTACAATAGTGAAGAGAAATTGGATGCCCCTTCAGTGGACCCAGTTCAGTCCCCAGTTTTAACAGCAactctggaaaaaaaacctgcTCAGACCAAAAAGCGGAAGAAGGCCTTCAGTTCCCCTAAAAATCTGCCAGACAAACCTGCACAATATCCAAACGATGTCACAGAGAACACTGCTGTAGAGATGTTTTTAGATGCAAATAAACTTGCAACAGAGATAACAGAACAAGCTGCCCAGGGTGGGGATAATTCTGAGCTGCAGCTTACACCTGTAGTGGAGAGTGAAACATTTGCTGCCCAGGAGATCCTTATCCAGACTATGGCTATGAAACCCAAGCGAGGCAAAGTGCAGCAAGGTTGTGCTTTGAAAGAGCACTGTTTGTCTAATATCACCAGTGATAATAACTCTTACCATTTGGAAACCTCAGGAGAGGAACTGGATCAGAAATATTCCAAGGCCAAACCAGTGTGTAACACCTGTGGGAAGGTGTTTTCTGAAGCCAGCAGTCTGAGACGGCACATGAGGATCCACAAAGGCGTGAAGCCGTATGTGTGTCAGCTCTGTGGGAAAGCCTTTACACAGTGCAACCAGCTGAAAACACATGTAAGAACTCACACAG gtgaaaagccatacaaatgtgaACTCTGTGACAAAGGCTTTGCTCAGAAATGTCAGCTAGTTTTCCACAGCCGCATGCATCATGGGGAGGAGAAACCATACAAGTGTGATGCCTGTAATCTGCAGTTTGCAACCTCTAGCAATCTGAAGATTCATGCCAG gAAGCATAGTGGAGAGAAGCCATATGTCTGTGATAGATGTGGTCAGCGCTTTGCACAGGCGAGCACATTGACATATCATGTACGGCgacacacaggagaaaagccgtATGTTTGTGATACTTGTGGGAAAGCTTTTGCCGTCTCAAGTTCTCTTATTACACACTCAAGAAAGCATACAG gggagaaaccatacataTGTGGCATTTGTGGCAAAAGCTTCATTTCTTCAGGAGAGCTCAGCAAACATTTTCGGTCCCACACAG GCGAAAGACCATTTATCTGTGAGCTGTGTGGAAACTCTTACACAGATATTAAAAACCTAAAGAAACACAAAGCAAAGGTTCATACAG GTTCTGAGAACGCCCTGGACCCTGCCATGCTTGAGCATTCTTTTAATGATCAGGACTCCATTCCAAGTGAGAAAAGCCCTTTGCTAGAGTCTGTCGATGTGAAGCCTTCAGACATAGCATTATCTCTCCCAGTTGGAACAGAGGATCACCAAGTGCTgctgcctgttacagactgccagtcTCCCTCATCAGACACACTTCTGAGGTCTACTATTGCTGGATATTCAGAACCTCAGTTCATTTTCCTCCAGCAGTTGTACTGA
- the MYNN gene encoding myoneurin isoform X2, with protein sequence MQCSHHCEHLLERLNKQREVGFLCDCTIIIGEFQFKAHRNVLASFSEYFGAFYKDTSESNVFLDQNQVKADGFQKLLEFIYTGDLSLDSWNVKEIHQAADYLKVEEVVTKCKIKMEDFAFIANPSSTEISSITGNIALNQQTCLLTLRDYNSEEKLDAPSVDPVQSPVLTATLEKKPAQTKKRKKAFSSPKNLPDKPAQYPNDVTENTAVEMFLDANKLATEITEQAAQGGDNSELQLTPVVESETFAAQEILIQTMAMKPKRGKVQQGCALKEHCLSNITSDNNSYHLETSGEELDQKYSKAKPVCNTCGKVFSEASSLRRHMRIHKGVKPYVCQLCGKAFTQCNQLKTHVRTHTGEKPYKCELCDKGFAQKCQLVFHSRMHHGEEKPYKCDACNLQFATSSNLKIHARKHSGEKPYVCDRCGQRFAQASTLTYHVRRHTGEKPYVCDTCGKAFAVSSSLITHSRKHTGERPFICELCGNSYTDIKNLKKHKAKVHTGSENALDPAMLEHSFNDQDSIPSEKSPLLESVDVKPSDIALSLPVGTEDHQVLLPVTDCQSPSSDTLLRSTIAGYSEPQFIFLQQLY encoded by the exons ATGCAGTGTTCCCATCACTGTGAGCACCTACTGGAGAGACTGAACAAACAGCGAGAGGTGGGCTTCCTTTGTGACTGCACCATCATTATTGGTGAATTCCAGTTCAAAGCTCATCGAAATGTTCTGGCTTCCTTTAGCGAGTACTTTGGGGCTTTTTACAAGGATACTTCAGAGAGTAACGTGTTCTTGGATCAGAACCAAGTGAAGGCCGATGGATTTCAGAAACTTCTAGAGTTCATATATACAGGAGACTTAAGCCTTGACAG TTGGAATGTTAAAGAAATACATCAGGCTGCTGACTATCTCAAAGTGGAAGAGGTAGTCACTAAATGTAAAATAAAGATGGAAGACTTTGCTTTTATTGCTAATCCCTCTTCTACAGAAATCTCTAGTATCACTGGAAACATTGCGTTAAATCAGCAGACTTGCCTGCTAACCCTTCGTGACTACAATAGTGAAGAGAAATTGGATGCCCCTTCAGTGGACCCAGTTCAGTCCCCAGTTTTAACAGCAactctggaaaaaaaacctgcTCAGACCAAAAAGCGGAAGAAGGCCTTCAGTTCCCCTAAAAATCTGCCAGACAAACCTGCACAATATCCAAACGATGTCACAGAGAACACTGCTGTAGAGATGTTTTTAGATGCAAATAAACTTGCAACAGAGATAACAGAACAAGCTGCCCAGGGTGGGGATAATTCTGAGCTGCAGCTTACACCTGTAGTGGAGAGTGAAACATTTGCTGCCCAGGAGATCCTTATCCAGACTATGGCTATGAAACCCAAGCGAGGCAAAGTGCAGCAAGGTTGTGCTTTGAAAGAGCACTGTTTGTCTAATATCACCAGTGATAATAACTCTTACCATTTGGAAACCTCAGGAGAGGAACTGGATCAGAAATATTCCAAGGCCAAACCAGTGTGTAACACCTGTGGGAAGGTGTTTTCTGAAGCCAGCAGTCTGAGACGGCACATGAGGATCCACAAAGGCGTGAAGCCGTATGTGTGTCAGCTCTGTGGGAAAGCCTTTACACAGTGCAACCAGCTGAAAACACATGTAAGAACTCACACAG gtgaaaagccatacaaatgtgaACTCTGTGACAAAGGCTTTGCTCAGAAATGTCAGCTAGTTTTCCACAGCCGCATGCATCATGGGGAGGAGAAACCATACAAGTGTGATGCCTGTAATCTGCAGTTTGCAACCTCTAGCAATCTGAAGATTCATGCCAG gAAGCATAGTGGAGAGAAGCCATATGTCTGTGATAGATGTGGTCAGCGCTTTGCACAGGCGAGCACATTGACATATCATGTACGGCgacacacaggagaaaagccgtATGTTTGTGATACTTGTGGGAAAGCTTTTGCCGTCTCAAGTTCTCTTATTACACACTCAAGAAAGCATACAG GCGAAAGACCATTTATCTGTGAGCTGTGTGGAAACTCTTACACAGATATTAAAAACCTAAAGAAACACAAAGCAAAGGTTCATACAG GTTCTGAGAACGCCCTGGACCCTGCCATGCTTGAGCATTCTTTTAATGATCAGGACTCCATTCCAAGTGAGAAAAGCCCTTTGCTAGAGTCTGTCGATGTGAAGCCTTCAGACATAGCATTATCTCTCCCAGTTGGAACAGAGGATCACCAAGTGCTgctgcctgttacagactgccagtcTCCCTCATCAGACACACTTCTGAGGTCTACTATTGCTGGATATTCAGAACCTCAGTTCATTTTCCTCCAGCAGTTGTACTGA
- the MYNN gene encoding myoneurin isoform X3 produces the protein MEDFAFIANPSSTEISSITGNIALNQQTCLLTLRDYNSEEKLDAPSVDPVQSPVLTATLEKKPAQTKKRKKAFSSPKNLPDKPAQYPNDVTENTAVEMFLDANKLATEITEQAAQGGDNSELQLTPVVESETFAAQEILIQTMAMKPKRGKVQQGCALKEHCLSNITSDNNSYHLETSGEELDQKYSKAKPVCNTCGKVFSEASSLRRHMRIHKGVKPYVCQLCGKAFTQCNQLKTHVRTHTGEKPYKCELCDKGFAQKCQLVFHSRMHHGEEKPYKCDACNLQFATSSNLKIHARKHSGEKPYVCDRCGQRFAQASTLTYHVRRHTGEKPYVCDTCGKAFAVSSSLITHSRKHTGEKPYICGICGKSFISSGELSKHFRSHTGERPFICELCGNSYTDIKNLKKHKAKVHTGSENALDPAMLEHSFNDQDSIPSEKSPLLESVDVKPSDIALSLPVGTEDHQVLLPVTDCQSPSSDTLLRSTIAGYSEPQFIFLQQLY, from the exons ATGGAAGACTTTGCTTTTATTGCTAATCCCTCTTCTACAGAAATCTCTAGTATCACTGGAAACATTGCGTTAAATCAGCAGACTTGCCTGCTAACCCTTCGTGACTACAATAGTGAAGAGAAATTGGATGCCCCTTCAGTGGACCCAGTTCAGTCCCCAGTTTTAACAGCAactctggaaaaaaaacctgcTCAGACCAAAAAGCGGAAGAAGGCCTTCAGTTCCCCTAAAAATCTGCCAGACAAACCTGCACAATATCCAAACGATGTCACAGAGAACACTGCTGTAGAGATGTTTTTAGATGCAAATAAACTTGCAACAGAGATAACAGAACAAGCTGCCCAGGGTGGGGATAATTCTGAGCTGCAGCTTACACCTGTAGTGGAGAGTGAAACATTTGCTGCCCAGGAGATCCTTATCCAGACTATGGCTATGAAACCCAAGCGAGGCAAAGTGCAGCAAGGTTGTGCTTTGAAAGAGCACTGTTTGTCTAATATCACCAGTGATAATAACTCTTACCATTTGGAAACCTCAGGAGAGGAACTGGATCAGAAATATTCCAAGGCCAAACCAGTGTGTAACACCTGTGGGAAGGTGTTTTCTGAAGCCAGCAGTCTGAGACGGCACATGAGGATCCACAAAGGCGTGAAGCCGTATGTGTGTCAGCTCTGTGGGAAAGCCTTTACACAGTGCAACCAGCTGAAAACACATGTAAGAACTCACACAG gtgaaaagccatacaaatgtgaACTCTGTGACAAAGGCTTTGCTCAGAAATGTCAGCTAGTTTTCCACAGCCGCATGCATCATGGGGAGGAGAAACCATACAAGTGTGATGCCTGTAATCTGCAGTTTGCAACCTCTAGCAATCTGAAGATTCATGCCAG gAAGCATAGTGGAGAGAAGCCATATGTCTGTGATAGATGTGGTCAGCGCTTTGCACAGGCGAGCACATTGACATATCATGTACGGCgacacacaggagaaaagccgtATGTTTGTGATACTTGTGGGAAAGCTTTTGCCGTCTCAAGTTCTCTTATTACACACTCAAGAAAGCATACAG gggagaaaccatacataTGTGGCATTTGTGGCAAAAGCTTCATTTCTTCAGGAGAGCTCAGCAAACATTTTCGGTCCCACACAG GCGAAAGACCATTTATCTGTGAGCTGTGTGGAAACTCTTACACAGATATTAAAAACCTAAAGAAACACAAAGCAAAGGTTCATACAG GTTCTGAGAACGCCCTGGACCCTGCCATGCTTGAGCATTCTTTTAATGATCAGGACTCCATTCCAAGTGAGAAAAGCCCTTTGCTAGAGTCTGTCGATGTGAAGCCTTCAGACATAGCATTATCTCTCCCAGTTGGAACAGAGGATCACCAAGTGCTgctgcctgttacagactgccagtcTCCCTCATCAGACACACTTCTGAGGTCTACTATTGCTGGATATTCAGAACCTCAGTTCATTTTCCTCCAGCAGTTGTACTGA